The genomic segment GGCGTGCTGCGCCTTATGGCAACGGTCATTCACAAACTTTGGCAAGACAATGACCAATCGCTGCTGATTATGCCAGCGAGCATTCCGCTGTGGGCATCGGGTGTTCGCAACGAAATGCTGCGTTACCTGCCGGAGACGTGGCCCGCCATTGTTGATGCAGACATTGACGGCGATGATGCCAAACCCTTCCAACTGGACAAGAGCGTGCCTACTATCGGTAAATATATGGCGAGTCGGCGCATGGCACGGAGCATCTTCGTGGGTTCTGCGCCTTCCGTAGCGGGGCAGACGGTTCGTGGGGTAGAAGAAGTGAGAATTCGTCTGGCAACGGTGCAGCCGGGGGAACCGCTGCCTGTTTTCAATGACGCCCTTCACCGCATGAGCCAGCAGTTGACCTACCTTTACACTGATGGCAGCCGCTACTGGTATGACACCCGCCCAACCGTCAATCGTATGGCGCAAGATCGGGCGCAGAACATCAATCCTGATTGGGTCTATCAGGAGGCGATTGACCGTCTGCGTGGGGTGAAATACCGCCGCGAGGATTTTTCTGCCGCACACATCGCCCCTCAGAGTTCTGGGGATGTGGCTGACGAATGGCGAACACGGGTGGTCGTCCTTGACCCGAACTATAGTCACAAAAAAGGCAATGGTGGCTCGGAAGCGCAGCGTGCCGCGCAGGAAATCCTTGAAAATCGCGGGAGTTCGCCCCGTCTCTATCGTAATATGCTGGTATTCATTGCCCCTGATGCCAATGACGCTGAGGCATGGGAGAAGGCGCTGCGCGAATATCTGGCATGGAAGTCTATTAAAGACGAAGCTGAACCGCTCAACCTGGATGCTCAACAGCGTAAGCAGGTCGATGCCAACTGCAAACGCACCGAGGAAACACTGCTCGTTCGGTTGCAGGAAACCTATAGCTGGCTGATTGTTCCTGTGCAGCCTGAGCCAACGGGACCGATTGACTATCAGGCACATCGCATTGCAGGGCAAGACAGCTTTTATGATCGGGCTGCTCAGAAACTGCGCCAGAGCGAAATGCTCATCCCGCGCTGGTCGCCGGATAATTTACGCATGGAGCTTGACCGTTATCTATGGCGCGACCAGCCGCATCTGGGACTGAAGCAGCTTTGGGAGTATCTTGCTCGCTACTGTTATCTGCCCCGGCTTTACAATGAGGAAGTACTGCTGGGAGCCGTAAGGGATGGTGTCGCCCGCCCCGATGCACCGTTCGGCTATGCGACGATGGTGAGCTTAGACGGGGTCTATAAAGGTCTCGCTTTCGGTCAGCCAACATCGAGTGTTTATTTCGATGAGAACGCCGTACTAGTGCGCCCTGAAATCGCTCAAAAACAGATTGATAGCCAGAAACAGCAAACTATACAGCCGTTAACCACCCCTTCTTCTGAACGTTCCCAAGCACCCAGTGTATCCTCCACACCGCCAAAACCGAGGCTGACAACACGCTTTCACGGGACGGTTTCACTTAACCCGCAGCGCATCAACAAAGATATGGGGACAATTGTGGAGGAGATCATCCAACGTCTCACCAGCCTGACGGGTACAGATGTTGAAATCACCCTTGAAATCAGCGCCGAACGCTCTGCCGGATTCGAGGATGCAACAATCCGAACGATCAACGAGAACAGCCGCACGTTGAAGTTCAAGAGTCACGGCTTTGAGGGAGAGTAGAGGGTGAACGCGCAGAGGCGGCGCAGCTTACGCCGCCTCTGTATGTGTTGGCTGGGGGACCAGGACTCGAACCTAGAACAACAGGGCCAGAACCTGACGTTTTGCCGATTAAACTATCCCCCAAGATACGCTAAGTGTATCATGGGAGCGGCGGCTGAACAAGGGTCGGATGCTGATCCGACTATTTCCCTTACGGAAAGACCACCCGCACAAGCTCATAGGCTTCTGGCTGCGGGTTTTCGGAAAGATGCGCCCACAGCGCGTAGACCTCCCCATCGCGGTAGGCAACCGTCGTCGCGGGATGTTTTTTCGCCTCGCCCGTCATCGTCGCTGTTGCCCACGCATCATCACTTTCCAAGCGAATTACCCGCCCACTAGAAACGCCGATCAGCACCCCCTCAGGCGTCAAAATCAGCCCATCAAAGCGTTCAGCTTGCCGAAGGGTTACCTCGGTGACAACGGGCGCTGCCTCCAAAGTAATCTTGTAAAGTTTCCCGCCTCCAGCAAGGGCAACTAAGAGATACCCATCAGGGTGAGCAACGATTCCGTTCAACCCCAAAAAGGGATTTTGGAAGCGAGCATCTTTCACAAACAAAGACGCCTCTCCATTGGGGGTTACCTTGTAAATATGGGGTTGGGTCGAGTCCGTGACGTAGGCGTTTCCCTCCCCATCAACGGCGACATCGTTGGCAAAGTGGCGCGATTCCCCGCCAATTTTCGTCAGATCAACGAGGTGCAGCCGTTCGCCCGTCTTTAAATCATAGATGCCGAGGGCGATTTTTGTTTTTGCTAAGGGATTGGTGAACGCCTCCCGTTCCGAACTGCATACCAGCAGGCGTCCCCCTTTGGCGTCAACCTCAATGCCAACGGCGACTTTCACTGCATCATCCTCTACCAGTGGAGTGGCTACCCCCTCATCGGTGATGGCATAAACCTTGCCATTTCCCAATGAGCCAACGAGGAACTGTCCGGCGGCGGCATCCCATTCAACGCCTTCCGGGTTCAAATCCGGCTGGCGAATCATAATCAGATCAGGGTATTTATTGCAGTACCCTCACTGGTTGGGCTGCAACCAGCCTTCTTACAAGAAGGACGGGCATCGTTCGTTTACCCCTTGATCACCACCCCCTAGCCCATCGGCAAGTATATCGTGATAAGCAGGGCTGTCAACCACTAAGGGAGCAATCCCCTTGAAAAATGCTGTAGGCTCTTGTGCGGCGCTTGGGGAAGCCACACATACCATCATCATCAGGCTAACTGTAAGTAGCATCAACAGGCGTCTAAAAGGGTTCATCAGGACATCCTTATCCGTTTGATCCGTTCAAAAATGCCAAGATCAACTGATTCACCTCGTCGGGGCGCTCTTGCTGAACAAAATGCCCACCGCCCGGGAGGTAGATCAGATCGCAGCCGGGGGCAAATTTGCGCGATGCCTCCGCCGCACTCCGATCAACAACAGGATCGGGATCGCCCCAGATAATGCGCGTTGGCATTTTCAAGATCAAATCACGCTTGGCAACCTTACCGAGTGTGCGAAAGGCAATCCGATACCAATTCAACGAGCCGTTGAGCGCTCCGGGTTGTTTCCACGCCACCTTAAAATACTCGATTTCTTCCGGGGTGACGGTGCTAACCGACTTTAGGGTATCCACCAACGCCTTGTAATTGCGCATGGCAAGAAGCGCCTCTGGAAGTGCCGGAAGTTGGAAAAAAAGCATGTACCAACTTTTTAGCAATTGGCGCGGGCTGCTGCGCAGCATCTTCGCCATGACCAACGGGTGCGGGACATTGCAAATGACCACCTTTTCAACCATCTCTGGGTGGTATGCCCCCATGATCCACGCCACGCCCCCGCCCCAGTCATGCCCAACGACGAAGGCTTTTTCCTTTCCTAACGCGGTGATCACCCCTGCTGCATCGTTGCTTAGGGTGATCAGGTCGTAGGGTGGTTTCTTCTCGGTCAGGTTATAGCCGCGCTGGTCGGGCGCTGCCACCCGATAGCCCGCCGCTGCCAGCGCCTTGATCTGG from the Anaerolineales bacterium genome contains:
- a CDS encoding ATP-binding protein, which encodes MAKSNRDRIGDIMDTLKGGLGRFVVDEYRSVYKDAFAHEIDAVLTTSAYELPRSAFNSLDALIGQLDIHNLLKLIWQRWNDVFRLKLGQSERNYVSELMTARNDWAHQKAFDNDTAYRIADTAARLLQGVGAVREANHTREIATELLRLRFDAEAKQAVRATEEVPVIRTTPAGLRPWRLVVTPHPDVASGRYILADFVANIADVKAGKAASEYGDPHEFFRRTYLTEGLLSLLVAAVRRLSGQGGDPVVQLQTAFGGGKTHSLLALYHLFSGAIGFSEIPGGEHILKEVGQIDDRITANRVVIVGTAFSATEPRVYADVTTHTMWGDIAYQLGGANAYKVIENADLTAVAPGSDTLVTLLEDYGPALIMIDELVAFARNLPLTTAERIAAGTFDSTMTFFQNLTEAVKRSSDSMLLVSIPESENEIGGELGKQALDTLAKTIGRMESIWKPVTAIESFEIVRRRLFTTEIDYPARDAVVNAFTEMYRTNKGEFPSGASEAGYAIRMKSAYPIHPELFDRLYQDWSTLDRFQRTRGVLRLMATVIHKLWQDNDQSLLIMPASIPLWASGVRNEMLRYLPETWPAIVDADIDGDDAKPFQLDKSVPTIGKYMASRRMARSIFVGSAPSVAGQTVRGVEEVRIRLATVQPGEPLPVFNDALHRMSQQLTYLYTDGSRYWYDTRPTVNRMAQDRAQNINPDWVYQEAIDRLRGVKYRREDFSAAHIAPQSSGDVADEWRTRVVVLDPNYSHKKGNGGSEAQRAAQEILENRGSSPRLYRNMLVFIAPDANDAEAWEKALREYLAWKSIKDEAEPLNLDAQQRKQVDANCKRTEETLLVRLQETYSWLIVPVQPEPTGPIDYQAHRIAGQDSFYDRAAQKLRQSEMLIPRWSPDNLRMELDRYLWRDQPHLGLKQLWEYLARYCYLPRLYNEEVLLGAVRDGVARPDAPFGYATMVSLDGVYKGLAFGQPTSSVYFDENAVLVRPEIAQKQIDSQKQQTIQPLTTPSSERSQAPSVSSTPPKPRLTTRFHGTVSLNPQRINKDMGTIVEEIIQRLTSLTGTDVEITLEISAERSAGFEDATIRTINENSRTLKFKSHGFEGE
- a CDS encoding SMP-30/gluconolactonase/LRE family protein; translated protein: MIRQPDLNPEGVEWDAAAGQFLVGSLGNGKVYAITDEGVATPLVEDDAVKVAVGIEVDAKGGRLLVCSSEREAFTNPLAKTKIALGIYDLKTGERLHLVDLTKIGGESRHFANDVAVDGEGNAYVTDSTQPHIYKVTPNGEASLFVKDARFQNPFLGLNGIVAHPDGYLLVALAGGGKLYKITLEAAPVVTEVTLRQAERFDGLILTPEGVLIGVSSGRVIRLESDDAWATATMTGEAKKHPATTVAYRDGEVYALWAHLSENPQPEAYELVRVVFP
- a CDS encoding alpha/beta hydrolase; translated protein: MAHSILAPTDFHTETIRVGDLTMNVALEGDPDAPLVLLLHGFPEFWYSWRHQIKALAAAGYRVAAPDQRGYNLTEKKPPYDLITLSNDAAGVITALGKEKAFVVGHDWGGGVAWIMGAYHPEMVEKVVICNVPHPLVMAKMLRSSPRQLLKSWYMLFFQLPALPEALLAMRNYKALVDTLKSVSTVTPEEIEYFKVAWKQPGALNGSLNWYRIAFRTLGKVAKRDLILKMPTRIIWGDPDPVVDRSAAEASRKFAPGCDLIYLPGGGHFVQQERPDEVNQLILAFLNGSNG